A region from the Streptosporangium sp. NBC_01756 genome encodes:
- a CDS encoding VOC family protein — MQSEAFRDIAHVGSVELFTPVLEETRAFFVDLMAMKEVHREGDSIYLHSWDDYERYTVKITARDRAGAGRTFLRAASPQALRRRVEAVEEAGLGAEWSESEFGLGPVYLFTDPDGHDMGLYYETERYVATEEHRPSLKNQASAFPGRGANVRRLDHVNFLASDVPAASAFMSGTLGARATEQIVTDDGETAAIWYSVSNKSYDVVYTSDWHGARGRLHHVAFATDTREDILRAADVFLEAGIHIETGPHKHAIQQTFFLYVWEPGGNRIELCNAGARLILAPDWEVITWTQAERAKGQAWGLKTIESFHTHGTPVIG, encoded by the coding sequence ATGCAGTCAGAAGCGTTCCGCGACATCGCCCACGTGGGGTCGGTCGAGCTTTTCACCCCGGTGCTGGAGGAGACTCGCGCCTTCTTCGTCGACCTGATGGCGATGAAGGAGGTCCACCGGGAGGGCGACTCGATCTACCTGCACTCCTGGGACGACTACGAGCGGTACACGGTGAAGATCACCGCCAGGGACCGGGCCGGCGCCGGCCGTACGTTCCTGCGGGCGGCGAGCCCGCAGGCCCTGCGGCGCCGGGTCGAGGCCGTCGAGGAGGCCGGTCTCGGCGCGGAGTGGAGCGAGTCCGAGTTCGGGCTCGGGCCCGTCTACCTCTTCACCGACCCGGACGGCCATGACATGGGCCTGTACTACGAGACGGAGAGGTACGTCGCGACCGAGGAGCACCGGCCGTCGTTGAAGAACCAGGCGTCGGCGTTCCCCGGGAGAGGGGCCAACGTCCGGCGCCTCGACCACGTGAACTTCCTCGCCTCCGATGTGCCCGCCGCCTCCGCCTTCATGTCCGGCACACTGGGCGCACGGGCCACCGAGCAGATCGTCACCGACGACGGTGAGACCGCCGCCATCTGGTACTCGGTCTCCAACAAGTCCTACGACGTCGTCTACACCTCCGACTGGCACGGCGCGCGGGGCCGCCTGCACCACGTGGCGTTCGCGACCGACACCCGGGAGGACATCCTGCGGGCCGCCGACGTCTTCCTCGAGGCGGGCATCCACATCGAGACCGGCCCCCACAAGCACGCCATCCAGCAGACGTTCTTCCTCTACGTCTGGGAGCCCGGTGGCAACCGCATCGAACTGTGCAACGCCGGCGCCCGGCTGATCCTGGCCCCCGACTGGGAGGTCATCACGTGGACGCAGGCGGAGCGCGCCAAGGGGCAGGCGTGGGGCCTGAAGACCATCGAGTCGTTCCACACCCACGGCACCCCGGTGATCGGGTGA
- a CDS encoding GntR family transcriptional regulator, which produces MGAGDPQDLVVKIRRSVLDGHFAAGQRLVEAELCDLYQVSRSTVRQALRELVADGLVEVQRNKGARVRVISTAEAVEITEVRMVLEGLLAAKAAERVTPEQAGRLLKIKEAMRERVAAHDPLAYSELNAALHGLVQEIAGQVTARTILVRLQGQLVRHQFRLSLQPGRSAVSLGQHERIVDAVVARDAAGAEAAMREHLRDVITQITQISQATTPPVEVAAPAGS; this is translated from the coding sequence ATGGGAGCGGGCGATCCCCAAGATCTGGTGGTGAAGATCCGCCGCTCGGTGCTGGACGGTCACTTCGCCGCCGGGCAGCGTCTGGTCGAAGCCGAGTTGTGCGATCTCTATCAGGTCAGCCGGTCCACCGTGCGGCAGGCGTTGCGAGAGCTCGTCGCGGACGGTCTCGTCGAGGTGCAGCGCAACAAGGGGGCGCGGGTCCGGGTGATCTCCACCGCCGAGGCGGTGGAGATCACCGAGGTGCGGATGGTGCTGGAGGGCCTGCTGGCGGCGAAGGCGGCCGAGCGGGTGACGCCCGAGCAGGCCGGAAGGCTGCTCAAAATCAAGGAGGCGATGCGGGAGCGGGTCGCGGCTCACGACCCGCTGGCCTACTCCGAGCTGAACGCGGCGCTGCACGGTCTGGTCCAGGAGATCGCGGGGCAGGTGACCGCCCGTACCATCCTGGTCCGGTTGCAGGGTCAGCTCGTCCGCCACCAGTTTCGGCTGTCGCTGCAGCCGGGGCGCTCCGCCGTCTCCCTCGGTCAGCACGAGAGGATCGTCGATGCCGTCGTCGCCCGGGATGCGGCCGGCGCGGAGGCCGCGATGCGCGAGCACCTGCGCGACGTGATCACCCAGATCACCCAGATCTCCCAGGCCACGACGCCCCCGGTCGAGGTAGCGGCACCGGCCGGATCCTGA
- a CDS encoding FdhF/YdeP family oxidoreductase has product MVRKAPREDVNDDNLTVGPPKEWAAGMPGVTRSLLTSYAQMGAGRTLLTLARVNQKDGFDCPGCAWPEGEHRSPVEFCENGAKAVAEEATTRRVTRDFFAAHTVDELAGRTDYWLGQQGRLTEPMHKPAGSDHYLPVTWEKAFAIVAEELRALASPDEAVFYTSGRTSNEAAFAYQLLVRRFGTNNLPDCSNMCHESSGSALNQTLGIGKGTVSLEDLHRADLVFVVGQNPGTNHPRMLSALERAKRNGARIIAVNPLPEAGLLRFKNPQRPSGVVGRGTTLADRFLQIRLNGDLALFSALSRSLLEAEDAAPGSVVDRDFVEAHTHGFDDWARSVRDLDWADVEEATGLERSAIEETVGDVLGARSVIVCWAMGLTQHKNSVATIREVVNFLLLRGNVGRPGAGVCPVRGHSNVQGDRTMGIYEKPPAHFLDALREEFGFEPPRHHGLDTVEAIRALRAGEAKVFFAMGGNFVAATPDTAVTEQAMRRARLTVQVSTKLNRSHAVCGEQALILPTLGRTERDDARFVTVEDSMGLVHASRGRLRPASPELLPEVAIVCRLARELFGADPHVPWAEFEADYDTIRDRIARVIPGFGDFNARVRAPGGFALPNAPRDERRFPTATGKANFTVNALEVLRVPAGRLLLQTVRSHDQYNTTIYGMDDRYRGVRGGRRVVFVHPGDLAERGLADGDMVDLISEWPDGERRAEGFRVIAYPTARGCCAAYFPETNVLVPLDSVAETSNTPTSKSVVVRLSRCDRDGGSQPG; this is encoded by the coding sequence ATGGTCAGGAAGGCCCCACGCGAGGACGTCAACGACGACAATCTCACGGTCGGTCCACCCAAGGAGTGGGCGGCGGGCATGCCGGGGGTGACCCGGTCGCTGCTGACGTCCTACGCCCAGATGGGCGCCGGCCGTACGCTCCTGACCCTGGCCCGCGTCAACCAGAAGGACGGCTTCGACTGCCCCGGTTGCGCGTGGCCCGAGGGGGAGCACCGCAGCCCGGTGGAGTTCTGCGAGAACGGAGCCAAGGCGGTGGCCGAGGAGGCCACCACCCGCAGGGTCACCCGCGACTTCTTCGCCGCGCACACCGTCGACGAACTGGCGGGACGGACCGACTACTGGCTGGGTCAGCAGGGACGGCTCACCGAGCCGATGCACAAGCCTGCCGGATCCGACCACTACCTGCCGGTGACCTGGGAGAAGGCGTTCGCCATCGTCGCCGAGGAGCTGCGCGCGCTCGCGTCCCCGGACGAGGCGGTGTTCTACACCTCCGGCCGCACCTCCAACGAGGCCGCGTTCGCCTACCAGCTCCTGGTGCGCCGGTTCGGCACGAACAACCTCCCGGACTGCTCCAACATGTGCCACGAGTCCAGCGGTTCGGCGCTCAACCAGACGCTCGGCATCGGCAAGGGCACGGTGTCGCTGGAGGACCTGCACCGCGCCGACCTCGTCTTCGTCGTCGGCCAGAACCCCGGCACCAACCACCCACGCATGCTGTCCGCCCTGGAACGGGCCAAGCGGAACGGTGCGCGGATCATCGCGGTCAACCCGCTGCCCGAGGCGGGACTGCTCCGCTTCAAGAACCCCCAGCGGCCGTCCGGGGTGGTGGGCCGGGGCACGACGCTGGCCGACCGGTTCCTGCAGATCCGGCTCAACGGCGATCTCGCGCTCTTCTCCGCCCTGTCGCGGTCGCTGCTGGAGGCCGAGGACGCGGCCCCCGGCTCGGTGGTCGACCGCGACTTCGTCGAAGCCCACACCCACGGCTTCGACGACTGGGCCAGGAGCGTCCGCGACCTCGACTGGGCAGACGTCGAAGAGGCGACCGGGCTGGAGAGGTCCGCCATCGAGGAGACGGTGGGCGACGTGCTCGGGGCGCGATCGGTGATCGTGTGCTGGGCGATGGGCCTCACCCAGCACAAGAACTCCGTCGCCACCATCCGGGAGGTGGTCAACTTCCTGCTGCTGCGCGGCAACGTGGGGCGGCCGGGCGCCGGAGTCTGCCCGGTGCGCGGGCACTCCAACGTCCAGGGTGACCGCACGATGGGCATCTACGAGAAGCCGCCGGCGCACTTCCTCGACGCGCTGCGCGAGGAGTTCGGCTTCGAGCCTCCCCGCCACCACGGCCTGGACACCGTGGAGGCGATCAGGGCGCTCCGGGCGGGAGAGGCCAAGGTGTTCTTCGCGATGGGTGGCAACTTCGTGGCCGCCACCCCGGACACGGCGGTGACGGAGCAGGCGATGCGCCGGGCCCGGCTCACCGTGCAGGTGTCGACCAAGCTGAACCGCTCCCACGCCGTCTGCGGCGAGCAGGCGCTCATCCTCCCGACGCTGGGCCGCACCGAGCGGGACGACGCCCGCTTCGTCACGGTCGAGGACTCCATGGGCCTGGTGCACGCCTCCCGGGGGCGGCTTCGGCCGGCCTCGCCGGAGCTGCTGCCCGAGGTGGCGATCGTCTGCCGGCTGGCACGCGAGCTCTTCGGCGCCGACCCTCACGTGCCCTGGGCGGAGTTCGAGGCCGACTACGACACGATCCGGGACCGCATCGCCCGGGTGATCCCCGGCTTCGGCGACTTCAACGCCCGCGTCCGCGCCCCCGGTGGGTTCGCGCTGCCCAACGCGCCGCGCGACGAGCGGCGCTTCCCGACCGCGACGGGGAAGGCCAACTTCACCGTCAACGCCCTGGAGGTGCTGCGCGTCCCGGCGGGGCGGCTGCTGCTGCAGACGGTCCGCAGCCACGACCAGTACAACACCACCATCTACGGCATGGACGACCGTTACCGGGGCGTGCGCGGCGGCCGTCGCGTCGTCTTCGTCCACCCCGGCGACCTGGCCGAGCGGGGGCTGGCCGACGGGGACATGGTGGACCTCATCAGTGAGTGGCCCGACGGGGAACGCAGGGCCGAGGGGTTCCGGGTCATCGCCTATCCGACCGCCCGCGGCTGCTGCGCGGCCTACTTCCCCGAGACCAACGTGCTCGTGCCGCTGGACTCGGTCGCGGAGACCTCCAACACCCCCACCTCCAAGAGCGTGGTGGTCAGGCTCAGCCGGTGTGACCGGGACGGTGGTTCTCAGCCGGGGTAG
- the betA gene encoding choline dehydrogenase — protein sequence MYDFVIVGGGSAGSALANRLSADPARRVLVLEAGRSDYPWDVFIHMPAALTFPIGNRHYDWKYESEPEPHMNGRRIHHARGKVLGGSSSINGMIFQRGNPLDYERWAADPGMETWDFAHCLPYFKRMENCLAVDPDDPMRGHDGPLVLERGPVRNPLFTAFFAAVQQAGYPLTDDVNGYRQEGFARFDRNIRRGRRLSAARAYLHPVRRRPNLEIRTRASVTKILFVGRRAVGVEYDGRTVRAGEVVLCGGAINSPQLLQLSGVGAAGELAALGVDVVHDLPGVGENLQDHLEVYIQYGCREPVSMQPAMKWRNRPWIGAQWLFLRSGPGATNHFEAGGFARSNDDVGYPNLMFHFLPVAVRYDGSAPVGGHGYQVHIGPMCSDARGSVKIRSTDPRVHPALRFNYLSTAQDRREWVEAVRIARDILTRPAMDAFNAGELSPGPGVRTDEEILDWVARDGETALHPSCTARMGTGPRSVVDPLSMRVHGLDGLRVVDASVMPYVTNGNIYAPVMMVAEKAADLILGDTPLAAEHLDFYRHRPTPTPTSTPIADLDPDRGPDPDRGPDPDPRTRKVRNT from the coding sequence ATGTACGACTTCGTCATCGTCGGGGGCGGATCAGCCGGGAGCGCCCTGGCGAACCGGTTGTCCGCCGACCCCGCCCGCCGCGTGCTGGTGCTGGAGGCCGGCCGCTCCGACTATCCCTGGGACGTCTTCATCCACATGCCGGCCGCGCTGACCTTCCCGATCGGCAACCGCCACTACGACTGGAAGTACGAGTCCGAGCCCGAACCGCACATGAACGGCCGCCGGATCCACCACGCGCGGGGGAAGGTGCTGGGCGGTTCCAGCAGCATCAACGGCATGATCTTCCAGCGGGGCAACCCCCTGGACTACGAGCGCTGGGCGGCCGACCCCGGCATGGAGACCTGGGACTTCGCGCACTGCCTGCCGTACTTCAAGCGGATGGAGAACTGCCTCGCCGTCGATCCGGACGACCCGATGCGTGGGCACGACGGGCCTCTGGTGCTGGAGCGCGGGCCGGTGCGCAACCCGCTGTTCACGGCCTTCTTCGCGGCGGTGCAGCAGGCCGGCTATCCGCTGACCGATGACGTGAACGGCTACCGCCAGGAGGGATTCGCCCGGTTCGACCGCAATATCCGCCGAGGGCGCCGGCTGTCCGCCGCCCGTGCCTACCTGCATCCCGTCAGGAGGCGCCCCAACCTGGAGATCAGGACACGGGCGTCCGTCACGAAGATCCTCTTTGTGGGACGGCGGGCCGTCGGCGTGGAGTACGACGGCAGGACGGTCCGCGCGGGCGAGGTCGTCCTCTGCGGCGGCGCGATCAACTCCCCGCAGCTGCTCCAGCTCTCCGGCGTTGGAGCCGCCGGGGAACTGGCGGCCCTGGGCGTCGACGTCGTGCACGACCTGCCGGGAGTCGGGGAGAACCTCCAGGATCACCTGGAGGTCTACATCCAGTACGGCTGCCGCGAGCCGGTGTCGATGCAGCCCGCGATGAAGTGGCGCAACCGGCCGTGGATCGGCGCGCAGTGGCTGTTCCTGCGCAGCGGGCCCGGGGCGACCAACCACTTCGAGGCGGGCGGCTTCGCCCGGAGCAACGACGACGTCGGCTACCCCAACCTGATGTTCCACTTCCTGCCCGTCGCGGTGCGCTACGACGGATCCGCGCCGGTGGGCGGGCACGGGTACCAAGTGCACATCGGGCCGATGTGCTCGGACGCGCGCGGCTCCGTGAAGATCAGGAGCACCGATCCCCGGGTCCACCCCGCGCTGCGGTTCAACTATCTGTCCACCGCGCAGGACCGCAGGGAGTGGGTGGAGGCCGTCCGGATCGCCCGCGACATCCTGACCCGGCCCGCCATGGACGCCTTCAACGCCGGGGAGCTGTCACCCGGACCGGGGGTCCGGACCGATGAGGAGATCCTGGACTGGGTCGCCAGGGACGGCGAGACCGCGCTGCACCCTTCGTGCACCGCCAGGATGGGGACCGGCCCCCGCTCCGTCGTCGACCCGCTGTCCATGAGGGTGCACGGCCTCGACGGGCTGCGCGTCGTGGACGCCTCGGTCATGCCGTACGTGACTAACGGCAACATTTACGCGCCGGTCATGATGGTGGCGGAGAAGGCCGCCGACCTGATCCTGGGCGACACCCCGCTCGCGGCCGAGCATCTCGACTTCTACCGGCATCGCCCGACCCCGACCCCGACCTCGACCCCGATCGCGGACCTCGACCCCGATCGCGGACCCGACCCCGATCGCGGACCCGACCCCGACCCCAGAACCAGGAAGGTAAGGAACACTTGA
- a CDS encoding alpha/beta fold hydrolase: protein MRSRNNVVVTGRRGGPVVMLAHGFGCDQNMWRLMVPALAEDFQVVLFDYVGSGRSDLSAWSEERYSSLEGYAQDVLEICRELDLRDVTFVGHSVSAMIGVLATVAEPERFAGLVMVGPSPRYTDEGAYRGGFSAADIEELLESLDSNYLGWSAAMAPVIMGNPERPELGEELTNSFCATDPDIARVFARTTFLSDSRADLPKVGVPTLVLECSQDVIAPQGVGAFVQASIAGSRLATLDATGHCPQLSAPEATAEAILSFMRGRR, encoded by the coding sequence ATGCGAAGCAGGAACAACGTAGTGGTGACCGGTCGGCGGGGCGGGCCGGTGGTGATGCTGGCGCATGGGTTCGGCTGCGACCAGAACATGTGGCGCCTGATGGTGCCCGCGCTGGCCGAGGACTTCCAGGTCGTGCTGTTCGACTACGTAGGCTCGGGACGGTCGGACCTGTCCGCGTGGAGCGAGGAACGGTACTCCTCGCTTGAGGGATACGCGCAGGATGTGCTGGAGATCTGCCGGGAACTGGACCTGCGGGACGTGACGTTCGTGGGCCACTCGGTCAGTGCGATGATCGGGGTGCTGGCCACGGTCGCGGAGCCGGAGCGGTTCGCCGGGCTGGTCATGGTCGGCCCCTCGCCGCGCTACACCGATGAGGGCGCCTACCGGGGCGGGTTCAGCGCGGCTGACATCGAGGAGTTGCTGGAGTCGCTGGACTCCAACTATCTGGGCTGGTCGGCGGCCATGGCCCCGGTCATCATGGGCAACCCGGAGCGTCCGGAGCTGGGTGAGGAGCTGACCAACAGCTTCTGCGCCACCGACCCGGACATCGCCCGCGTTTTCGCCCGCACCACGTTTCTGTCCGACAGCAGGGCGGACCTGCCGAAGGTCGGCGTCCCCACTCTCGTCCTGGAGTGCTCCCAGGACGTCATCGCCCCGCAGGGGGTGGGCGCCTTCGTACAGGCGTCCATTGCCGGCAGCCGGTTGGCGACCTTGGATGCCACCGGGCACTGCCCGCAGCTGAGCGCCCCGGAAGCCACCGCGGAAGCGATTCTTTCCTTCATGAGGGGCCGCCGATGA
- a CDS encoding PP2C family protein-serine/threonine phosphatase: MMCPSGPEPDRPSTGEDGASLEASFTALLEDDVEDLYENAPCGYLSTLLDGQIAKINTTLLTWLGYRRDEVVGRMRFSDLLTVGGKLYHETHFAPLLRMQGDINGIALELKTADGTRLPVLVTSTVKTGADGQPLLIRTTVVDARDRRAYEKELLRARREAELARQEADCDRERLQKVLAILQQSLLPPSLPVVPGLETASHYHTASPDHLGGDFYDLFALGDGRWAFFLGDVCGKGPSAAAVTSLTRYTLRAAAMHEPDPVTVLTTLNTVLHQQYTSANPRYCTVVFGTLTPQVGGFAVTLASGGHPPVLLMRADGSADYLPTPGGFLVGILPDARFAAVTTTLTAGDTLLLYTDGLTEARIADGARYGDEALLDFATRLAPVTAATAVTAVVGLLDSFGDGLDDDTALLALGVPRTSTTEKSP; this comes from the coding sequence ATGATGTGCCCGTCCGGGCCCGAACCGGACCGGCCCAGCACCGGCGAAGACGGCGCTTCGCTGGAGGCGTCGTTCACCGCGCTGCTGGAGGACGACGTGGAGGACCTGTACGAGAACGCCCCATGCGGTTATCTCTCCACCCTCCTGGACGGGCAGATCGCCAAGATCAACACCACGCTGCTCACCTGGCTCGGCTACCGCCGGGATGAGGTGGTGGGCCGGATGCGGTTCTCCGATCTGCTGACGGTCGGCGGCAAGCTCTACCACGAGACGCACTTCGCGCCGCTCCTGCGTATGCAGGGCGACATCAACGGCATCGCCCTCGAACTCAAAACCGCCGACGGCACCCGCCTGCCGGTCCTGGTGACCTCAACGGTGAAGACCGGCGCCGACGGCCAGCCGCTGCTGATCCGCACCACCGTCGTCGACGCTCGCGACCGGCGCGCCTACGAGAAGGAACTCCTACGTGCCCGCCGGGAGGCCGAACTCGCCCGGCAGGAGGCAGACTGTGATCGCGAACGGCTGCAGAAAGTTCTCGCCATACTTCAGCAGAGCCTGCTGCCCCCTTCCCTGCCCGTAGTGCCGGGCCTGGAGACCGCCTCTCACTACCACACCGCCTCTCCAGATCATCTGGGTGGTGATTTCTACGACCTGTTCGCCCTGGGCGACGGGCGGTGGGCGTTCTTTCTCGGAGACGTGTGCGGAAAAGGTCCCAGCGCCGCGGCCGTCACTTCCCTGACCCGCTACACCCTGCGGGCCGCAGCCATGCACGAACCTGACCCCGTCACGGTGCTCACCACCCTGAACACGGTGCTGCACCAGCAGTACACCAGCGCCAACCCGCGCTACTGCACCGTCGTCTTCGGCACTCTCACTCCCCAGGTCGGCGGATTCGCCGTCACTCTGGCCAGCGGTGGCCACCCCCCGGTGCTCCTGATGCGCGCCGACGGCAGCGCCGACTACCTGCCCACCCCCGGCGGTTTCCTCGTCGGGATCCTGCCCGACGCCCGCTTCGCCGCTGTCACCACGACCCTCACCGCGGGCGACACCCTGCTGCTCTACACCGACGGGCTGACCGAGGCCCGCATCGCAGACGGCGCCCGCTACGGCGACGAAGCCCTGCTCGACTTCGCCACTCGCCTGGCGCCGGTCACCGCCGCCACGGCCGTCACCGCCGTCGTCGGCCTGCTGGACAGCTTCGGTGACGGTCTGGACGACGACACCGCCCTGCTGGCCCTCGGCGTTCCTCGCACGTCAACGACCGAAAAATCTCCGTGA
- a CDS encoding STAS domain-containing protein, whose product MSDLKTTIRRSETGPVVSVAGELDHHSSPQLREALDHLTLYPGDHLVLDLSALSFCDSSGITAFIVARNKALDAQAGIALAGVPEHTARVLRIIGLDQIFPIHSDTEAAITAWTRSPSRP is encoded by the coding sequence GTGAGCGACCTGAAAACCACCATCCGCCGCAGCGAGACCGGCCCCGTCGTGAGTGTGGCCGGCGAACTCGACCACCACAGCTCCCCGCAGTTGCGAGAGGCCCTCGACCACCTCACCCTGTACCCGGGCGACCACCTCGTCCTCGACCTGTCCGCCCTGTCGTTCTGCGACTCCAGCGGCATCACCGCCTTCATCGTCGCCCGTAACAAGGCGCTCGACGCCCAGGCCGGCATCGCCCTGGCGGGCGTTCCCGAACACACCGCCCGCGTCCTGCGGATCATCGGCCTCGACCAGATCTTCCCCATCCACTCGGACACAGAGGCCGCCATCACGGCCTGGACCCGGTCCCCGAGCCGGCCTTGA
- a CDS encoding STAS domain-containing protein → MTAAARSSGPAFSATLHVQQGAVIIRVVGELDHDAAPVLAEQLDRAQRVAGTPVLIVDTAKISFCDSDGLNTLIVAALRAKDTGIRMMFSGVHGTLARMLSLTGLTVFFEIHPSTQDALHASVHQG, encoded by the coding sequence ATGACAGCGGCAGCAAGATCCTCCGGCCCGGCGTTCTCCGCCACTCTGCACGTGCAGCAGGGAGCGGTCATCATCCGCGTGGTGGGGGAGCTCGACCATGACGCGGCACCGGTCCTGGCCGAGCAGTTGGACCGGGCGCAGCGGGTGGCCGGCACACCGGTGCTGATCGTGGATACGGCGAAGATATCGTTCTGCGACTCGGACGGGCTGAACACCCTGATCGTCGCGGCGCTGCGCGCCAAGGACACCGGCATCCGGATGATGTTCAGCGGTGTGCACGGGACGCTCGCCAGAATGCTGTCCCTCACCGGCCTGACCGTCTTCTTCGAGATCCACCCCAGCACCCAGGACGCTCTGCACGCCTCCGTGCACCAGGGATAA
- a CDS encoding WXG100-like domain-containing protein has product MLPTELEFAFGMLGVWWPTQDEDGLRQCAAAYRACATTLTTEVIPTAHGAVRHAAANNAGDGIDAAGAFWAEYHRDGDDDTHLDSLATTLHALAHGHDMAADLVEIFKKFLIAVAGAVAALLAAAVVVGGLAALDIFNLRAVAQRAMIIFRREIERFFGESLLRGVEPPLRRILGARGPKRHLAENASMDSPRGAHPLKGLWLTRRSVAGEGIDPFKSVVDQADRREAERIIAAAGKTFDGDYLEYRRRIEEWLRTEGRNRGQELDGVSSPLYFRLYPEPAGAAEGRIVINIPAESVPSEKLTITLEDSFHNYEHLDPDRECKIPDPPVPRVLDPGEMRSIIDTDGFPGHFDGRSDQRYIEVQVWSRDVPAFERVKTLLADAEQREVVTVEPDAPE; this is encoded by the coding sequence ATGCTCCCAACAGAGCTGGAGTTCGCTTTCGGGATGCTGGGCGTGTGGTGGCCCACCCAGGACGAAGACGGTCTCCGCCAGTGCGCCGCTGCCTACCGCGCCTGCGCTACCACACTCACCACCGAGGTCATCCCCACCGCGCATGGTGCCGTCCGGCACGCCGCAGCCAACAACGCCGGAGACGGCATCGACGCGGCCGGCGCCTTCTGGGCCGAGTACCACCGTGATGGCGACGACGACACTCACCTGGACAGCCTGGCCACCACCCTGCATGCACTCGCCCACGGCCACGACATGGCCGCTGATCTTGTTGAGATTTTCAAGAAATTCCTCATAGCCGTGGCCGGTGCTGTGGCCGCGCTGCTGGCCGCGGCCGTTGTCGTCGGCGGCCTCGCCGCACTGGACATCTTCAACCTACGAGCCGTCGCTCAGCGTGCCATGATCATCTTTCGTCGTGAAATCGAACGGTTCTTCGGCGAATCTCTGCTCCGTGGTGTCGAACCTCCCCTCCGTCGAATCCTCGGCGCCCGCGGTCCGAAGCGGCACCTGGCAGAGAATGCTTCGATGGATTCGCCGAGAGGAGCTCATCCGCTGAAAGGATTATGGCTCACGCGAAGATCCGTTGCAGGTGAGGGAATCGATCCGTTCAAGTCGGTGGTGGATCAGGCGGACCGAAGAGAGGCGGAAAGAATCATTGCAGCGGCAGGCAAAACATTCGATGGCGATTACCTGGAATATCGCAGGAGGATAGAAGAGTGGCTGAGAACGGAGGGCCGGAACAGAGGGCAGGAGCTCGACGGCGTCTCTTCGCCGCTGTATTTCAGGCTGTATCCGGAGCCCGCAGGTGCGGCTGAGGGGCGTATCGTCATCAACATACCCGCTGAATCCGTGCCGTCCGAGAAGTTGACCATCACGCTTGAGGACAGCTTTCACAACTATGAGCATCTGGACCCGGACAGGGAATGTAAGATACCGGATCCGCCGGTTCCCCGGGTCCTGGACCCTGGAGAGATGCGGTCGATCATCGACACCGACGGCTTCCCCGGACATTTCGACGGCAGGAGCGATCAGCGCTATATCGAGGTTCAAGTATGGTCGCGAGATGTGCCTGCTTTCGAACGGGTAAAAACTTTGCTCGCTGATGCGGAACAACGCGAAGTGGTGACAGTCGAGCCGGACGCACCTGAATGA
- a CDS encoding energy-coupling factor transporter transmembrane component T family protein: MNGLTGAYVPGHSLLHRLPAGAKLLGLAASCTALLLLRSPVAPAVAAALVALLFVVSGVGAAAAWAQLRPIRWFAAGLFAMQVLFVDLPTAVSSTARVVLTVALAGLVTLTTRTSVMMACLERCLSPARWVGLDPFRLSLLLSLTIRSVAVIAGLAVRVREAQRARGVEWSMRAFAVPLVVSALRHADALGEALSARGLDD; this comes from the coding sequence GTGAACGGGCTCACCGGCGCCTACGTGCCGGGGCACTCGCTCCTGCACCGCCTGCCGGCCGGTGCCAAGCTCCTGGGGCTGGCCGCCTCGTGCACGGCGCTTCTCCTCCTGCGTTCGCCGGTGGCGCCGGCGGTCGCCGCGGCCCTGGTCGCCCTGCTGTTCGTCGTGTCGGGAGTGGGTGCGGCGGCGGCCTGGGCTCAGCTCCGCCCGATCCGGTGGTTCGCCGCGGGGCTGTTCGCCATGCAGGTGCTGTTCGTGGACCTGCCGACCGCGGTCTCCTCCACGGCCCGCGTCGTCCTGACCGTCGCCCTGGCCGGGCTGGTCACCCTCACGACGCGGACCTCCGTCATGATGGCCTGCCTGGAGCGTTGCCTGTCCCCCGCGCGGTGGGTGGGGCTGGACCCGTTCCGGCTGTCCCTGCTGCTCTCTCTCACCATCCGCAGTGTGGCGGTCATCGCCGGGCTGGCCGTCCGGGTACGGGAGGCCCAGCGGGCCAGAGGAGTCGAGTGGAGCATGCGGGCCTTCGCCGTACCGCTGGTGGTCAGCGCGTTGCGGCACGCGGACGCGCTGGGTGAGGCGCTCAGCGCCCGCGGCCTGGACGACTGA